From Streptomyces sp. NBC_00683, one genomic window encodes:
- a CDS encoding acetate kinase: MTTDRTNSGAGRVLVLNSGSSSVKYQLLDMRERVRLATGLVERIGEETSRLVHTPSAGGGTRERTGRIADHEQALKAAAEELAADGLGLDSPELVAVGHRVVHGGLKFSEPTVITDEVLAEIERLVPVAPLHNPANITGIRTAQALRPDLPQVAVFDTAFHTTMPEHAARYAIDVETADAHRIRRYGFHGTSHAYVSRRTAELLGRPVADVNVIVLHLGNGASASAVAGGRCVETSMGLTPLEGLVMGTRSGDIDPAVTFHLKRVAGMSVDEIDVLLNKKSGLVGLCGDNDMREIRRRVDEGDERATLAFDIYIHRLKKYIGAYSAVLGRVDAVVFTAGVGENAAPVREAAIAGLEGFGLAVDPDLNAVRSGEPRLISPVDARVAVAVVPTDEELEIAGQTFALVHN; this comes from the coding sequence ATGACCACCGACCGCACCAACAGCGGGGCGGGCCGTGTGCTCGTCCTCAACTCGGGCTCCTCGTCGGTCAAGTACCAGCTCCTGGACATGCGTGAGCGGGTACGGCTCGCGACCGGCCTGGTCGAGCGGATCGGGGAGGAGACCTCCCGGCTGGTGCACACCCCCTCGGCCGGCGGCGGGACCCGTGAGCGCACCGGAAGGATCGCCGACCACGAGCAGGCGCTGAAGGCCGCGGCCGAGGAACTGGCGGCCGACGGGCTCGGCCTGGACTCCCCCGAACTCGTGGCCGTCGGCCACCGGGTGGTGCACGGCGGGCTGAAGTTCAGTGAGCCCACCGTGATCACCGACGAGGTGCTGGCCGAGATCGAACGGCTCGTCCCGGTGGCCCCGCTGCACAACCCGGCGAACATCACCGGGATCCGTACGGCACAGGCGCTGCGCCCGGACCTGCCGCAGGTCGCCGTCTTCGACACGGCGTTCCACACGACGATGCCGGAGCACGCGGCGCGGTACGCGATCGACGTGGAGACGGCCGACGCGCACCGCATCCGCCGCTACGGCTTCCACGGCACCTCCCACGCGTACGTCTCGCGCAGGACGGCCGAGCTGCTGGGCAGGCCGGTGGCCGACGTGAACGTGATCGTGCTGCATCTGGGCAACGGCGCCTCGGCCTCCGCGGTCGCCGGCGGCCGGTGCGTGGAGACGTCCATGGGGCTGACCCCCTTGGAGGGGCTGGTGATGGGTACGCGTTCGGGAGACATCGATCCGGCCGTCACCTTCCACCTCAAGCGGGTGGCGGGGATGTCGGTGGACGAGATCGATGTCCTGCTGAACAAGAAGAGCGGTCTGGTCGGCCTCTGCGGCGACAACGACATGCGGGAGATCCGGCGCCGGGTGGACGAGGGCGACGAGCGTGCCACGCTCGCGTTCGACATCTACATCCACCGGCTGAAGAAGTACATCGGCGCCTATTCGGCGGTCCTCGGCCGGGTGGATGCGGTGGTGTTCACGGCGGGGGTCGGGGAGAACGCGGCTCCGGTACGGGAGGCTGCGATCGCGGGACTGGAGGGGTTCGGCCTGGCGGTGGACCCGGATCTCAACGCCGTACGGTCCGGTGAGCCGCGGCTGATCTCCCCCGTGGACGCACGGGTGGCGGTCGCCGTGGTGCCGACGGACGAGGAGCTGGAGATCGCCGGCCAGACCTTCGCACTGGTCCACAACTGA
- the pta gene encoding phosphate acetyltransferase, giving the protein MARSVYVTGIDRGDGRQVVDLGVMELLTRQVDRVGVFRPLVHDGPDRLFELLRARYRLSQSPETVFGLDYHEASAIQAEQGTDELVSRLVERFHRVSRAYEVVLVLGSDFSATQLPDELALNARLANEFGASVIAVVGGGGQDAGSVRAETRNAYRAYAGLGCDVLAMIVNRVASEDRAAIAERLAATLPVPCSVLPDDPALSAPTVAQITAALDGTVLLGDDSGLARDALNFVFGGAMLPNLLKALTPGCMVVTPGDRADLVIGALAAHSAGTPPIAGLLLTLDERPGEEILRLAARLAPGTPVVAVAGGSFPTAAELFSLEGKLNAATPRKAETALGLFERHVDTGALLEGISVSRSGRVTPMMFEHELLEQARSNRRRVVLPEGTEERVLRAADVLLRRDVCDLTLLGDVDVIRKKAADLGIDLAGTQLIDPQTSELRQSFAEQYALLRAHRGVTVELAHDVVADVNYFGTLMVQEGLADGMVSGSVHSTAATIRPAFEIIKTKPDASIVSSVFFMCLADRVLVYGDCAVNPDPDAEQLADIAVQSAVTAARFGVDPRIAMLSYSTGTSGTGADVDKVREATERVRASHPDLRIEGPIQYDAAVEPSVAATKLPASEVAGRATVLIFPDLNTGNNTYKAVQRSAGAVAVGPVLQGLRKPVNDLSRGALVQDIVNTVAITAIQAQGEERTR; this is encoded by the coding sequence GTGGCGCGCAGCGTGTACGTGACCGGGATCGATCGGGGAGACGGCCGACAGGTCGTCGATCTGGGAGTCATGGAGCTACTGACGCGTCAGGTGGACCGGGTCGGGGTCTTCCGTCCGCTGGTCCATGACGGACCCGACCGGCTGTTCGAGCTGCTGCGGGCCCGCTACCGGCTCTCGCAGAGCCCGGAGACCGTCTTCGGGCTGGACTACCACGAGGCGTCCGCCATCCAGGCGGAGCAGGGTACCGACGAGCTGGTCTCCCGGCTCGTCGAGCGCTTCCACCGGGTCTCACGCGCCTACGAGGTGGTGCTGGTCCTCGGCAGCGATTTCTCCGCCACCCAGCTCCCGGACGAGCTCGCGCTCAACGCCCGGCTCGCCAACGAGTTCGGCGCCTCGGTCATCGCGGTGGTCGGCGGCGGTGGCCAGGACGCCGGGTCCGTACGGGCCGAGACGCGCAACGCCTACCGCGCGTACGCGGGTCTGGGCTGCGACGTCCTGGCGATGATCGTGAACCGGGTGGCCTCCGAGGACCGCGCCGCCATCGCCGAGCGGCTCGCGGCCACGCTGCCGGTCCCCTGCTCGGTCCTGCCCGACGATCCGGCGCTCTCCGCGCCGACGGTCGCCCAGATCACCGCGGCGCTGGACGGAACGGTTCTGCTCGGCGACGACTCGGGCCTCGCCAGGGACGCGCTGAACTTCGTCTTCGGCGGCGCGATGCTGCCGAACCTCCTCAAGGCACTGACCCCGGGCTGCATGGTCGTCACCCCCGGCGACCGCGCGGACCTGGTCATCGGTGCGCTCGCCGCGCACAGTGCGGGCACCCCGCCCATCGCCGGCCTCCTGCTGACCCTGGACGAGCGTCCCGGCGAGGAGATACTCAGGCTGGCCGCCCGCCTCGCACCGGGTACCCCGGTGGTCGCGGTGGCCGGTGGGTCCTTCCCCACGGCGGCCGAACTCTTCTCGCTGGAAGGCAAGTTGAACGCGGCGACGCCCCGCAAGGCGGAGACCGCGCTCGGCCTCTTCGAGCGCCACGTGGACACCGGCGCCCTGCTGGAGGGGATCTCCGTGTCCCGCAGCGGCCGGGTCACCCCGATGATGTTCGAGCACGAGCTGCTGGAACAGGCCCGCTCGAACCGGCGCCGGGTCGTCCTGCCCGAGGGCACGGAGGAGCGCGTCCTGCGTGCCGCCGATGTGCTGCTGCGCCGGGACGTCTGCGATCTGACGCTCCTCGGCGACGTGGACGTCATCCGCAAGAAGGCCGCCGACCTCGGCATCGACCTGGCCGGGACCCAGCTGATCGACCCGCAGACCTCCGAGCTGCGCCAGAGCTTCGCCGAGCAGTACGCCCTGCTGCGCGCGCACCGGGGTGTGACGGTGGAGCTCGCCCACGACGTCGTCGCGGACGTCAACTACTTCGGCACCCTGATGGTCCAGGAGGGTCTGGCCGACGGCATGGTCTCCGGCTCGGTGCACTCCACCGCGGCGACCATCCGCCCCGCCTTCGAGATCATCAAGACCAAGCCGGACGCCTCGATCGTCTCCTCGGTCTTCTTCATGTGCCTCGCCGACAGGGTCCTGGTGTACGGCGACTGCGCGGTCAATCCGGACCCGGACGCGGAGCAGCTCGCGGACATCGCCGTGCAGTCGGCGGTCACCGCGGCGCGCTTCGGCGTGGACCCGCGGATCGCGATGCTGTCGTACTCGACGGGCACCTCCGGCACGGGCGCCGACGTCGACAAGGTGCGGGAGGCCACCGAGCGGGTACGCGCCTCGCATCCCGACCTCAGGATCGAGGGCCCCATCCAGTACGACGCGGCGGTCGAGCCGTCCGTCGCGGCGACCAAGCTGCCGGCGTCCGAGGTGGCGGGGCGGGCGACCGTACTGATCTTCCCGGACCTCAACACCGGCAACAACACCTACAAGGCCGTGCAGCGCTCGGCGGGGGCCGTCGCGGTCGGCCCGGTCCTGCAGGGGCTGCGCAAGCCGGTCAACGACCTGTCGCGCGGCGCCCTCGTCCAGGACATCGTCAACACCGTGGCCATCACCGCGATCCAGGCACAGGGCGAGGAGCGAACCCGATGA
- the pyk gene encoding pyruvate kinase — MRRSKIVCTLGPAVDSHEQLVALIEAGMSVARFNFSHGTHEEHQGRYDRVRKAAAETGRAVGVLADLQGPKIRLAKFAEGPVELVRGDEFVITSEDVAGDKSICGTTYKGLPGDVAKGDPILINDGNVELKVISVDGPRVTTIVIEGGVISDHKGINLPGAAVNVPALSGKDVEDLRFALRMGCDLVALSFVRDAEDVKDVHKVMDEEGRRVPVIAKVEKPQAVEHMEGVVAAFDGVMVARGDLAVEYPLEKVPMVQKRLIELCRRNAKPVIVATQMMESMITNSRPTRAEASDVANAILDGADAVMLSAESSVGAYPIETVKTMSKIVVAAEEELLSKGLQPLVPGKKPRTQGGSVARAACEIADFLDGKALVAFTKSGDTARRLSRYRTTQPILAFTTDESTRSQLALSWGVEAHVVPHVANTDAMVDLVDEELLKLNRYNTGDIMVMTAGSPPGVPGTTNMVRVHHLGGEKRD, encoded by the coding sequence ATGCGCCGTTCCAAAATCGTCTGCACCCTCGGTCCCGCCGTCGACTCGCATGAGCAGCTCGTCGCTCTGATCGAGGCCGGCATGAGCGTGGCCCGTTTCAATTTCAGTCACGGTACCCACGAGGAGCACCAAGGCCGTTACGACCGGGTCCGCAAGGCGGCCGCCGAGACCGGCCGCGCGGTCGGCGTGCTCGCCGACCTGCAGGGCCCGAAAATCCGCCTGGCGAAGTTCGCCGAGGGCCCCGTCGAGCTGGTCCGCGGGGACGAGTTCGTCATCACCTCCGAGGACGTGGCCGGCGACAAGTCGATCTGCGGCACGACCTACAAGGGTCTGCCCGGCGACGTCGCCAAGGGCGACCCGATCCTGATCAACGACGGCAACGTCGAGCTCAAGGTCATCTCGGTCGACGGCCCGCGCGTCACCACCATCGTCATCGAGGGCGGTGTCATCTCCGACCACAAGGGCATCAACCTGCCCGGCGCGGCGGTGAACGTCCCCGCGCTCTCCGGGAAGGACGTCGAGGACCTTCGGTTCGCCCTGCGGATGGGCTGCGACCTGGTCGCCCTGTCCTTCGTGCGCGACGCCGAGGACGTCAAGGACGTCCACAAGGTGATGGACGAGGAGGGCCGCCGGGTCCCCGTCATCGCCAAGGTCGAGAAGCCGCAGGCCGTCGAGCACATGGAGGGCGTCGTCGCCGCCTTCGACGGTGTGATGGTGGCCCGTGGCGACCTGGCCGTCGAGTATCCGCTCGAGAAGGTCCCGATGGTGCAGAAGCGCCTCATCGAGCTGTGCCGCCGCAACGCCAAGCCGGTGATCGTGGCGACCCAGATGATGGAGTCGATGATCACCAACTCCCGGCCGACCCGCGCCGAGGCGTCCGACGTCGCCAACGCGATCCTGGACGGTGCGGACGCGGTCATGCTGTCCGCGGAGTCGTCCGTCGGCGCGTACCCGATCGAGACCGTCAAGACGATGTCGAAGATCGTCGTCGCCGCCGAGGAGGAGCTCCTGTCCAAGGGCCTCCAGCCGCTGGTGCCGGGCAAGAAGCCCCGGACCCAGGGTGGTTCGGTCGCCCGTGCGGCCTGCGAGATCGCGGACTTCCTGGACGGCAAGGCGCTGGTCGCTTTCACCAAGTCCGGTGACACCGCGCGCCGGCTCTCCCGCTACCGCACGACCCAGCCGATCCTCGCCTTCACCACGGACGAGTCCACCCGCAGCCAGCTCGCCCTGAGCTGGGGCGTCGAGGCCCACGTGGTGCCGCACGTGGCCAACACGGACGCGATGGTCGACCTGGTCGACGAGGAGCTCCTGAAGCTGAACCGCTACAACACCGGCGACATCATGGTCATGACCGCCGGCTCGCCCCCCGGCGTCCCCGGGACCACGAACATGGTCCGGGTCCACCACCTGGGCGGCGAGAAGCGCGACTGA
- a CDS encoding helix-turn-helix domain-containing protein has protein sequence MAPGHVAYGLGAQYGLQITAETVMAWERGVALPGERELMALAGVLWCAPGELLAAAITLREHRLARDISVDDLARELGMTGAAYLRMEESGRWRGNERQGMALCEALDMSAAQFVTATGRNEEMAELLNRAVTTRWQAYVRPVAKLVPLDRVLVQDVLEQLQTDYQALMVTTLSWDSTGRDRSGASGDAGRAFLDRVVEQFWRTAGI, from the coding sequence ATGGCTCCCGGCCATGTTGCGTACGGGCTCGGCGCCCAGTACGGACTCCAGATCACCGCCGAGACCGTGATGGCCTGGGAGCGCGGTGTCGCCCTGCCCGGCGAACGCGAACTCATGGCGCTCGCCGGTGTGCTGTGGTGCGCGCCCGGTGAACTGCTGGCCGCCGCAATCACCTTGCGCGAGCACCGGCTGGCCCGGGACATCAGCGTGGACGACCTCGCGCGGGAGCTCGGGATGACCGGTGCCGCGTATCTGCGGATGGAGGAGTCGGGCCGCTGGCGCGGCAACGAACGCCAGGGCATGGCGCTCTGCGAGGCCCTGGACATGTCGGCCGCGCAGTTCGTCACGGCGACCGGCCGCAACGAGGAGATGGCGGAGCTGCTGAACAGGGCGGTGACGACGCGCTGGCAGGCGTACGTCCGGCCGGTGGCCAAGCTCGTACCGCTGGACCGGGTCCTGGTGCAGGACGTGCTGGAGCAGTTGCAGACCGACTACCAGGCCCTGATGGTGACGACGCTGAGCTGGGACAGCACGGGCCGGGATCGGTCCGGGGCGTCGGGTGACGCCGGTCGGGCGTTCCTGGACCGGGTGGTCGAGCAGTTCTGGCGCACGGCGGGCATCTGA
- a CDS encoding TetR/AcrR family transcriptional regulator, which yields MLSRSHPKPTRSGRPRSAAADEAILEATRESLVDLGWSKLTMGDVATRAGVAKTTLYRRWAGKNELVVDAVAVLFDELELPDLGSLAADVEAVVLQFAALLERPETKTALMAVVAESTRDEALRDRIRKSIVDRQKRLVLEGRARAQERGELPAEPDSATAALTADLIFDVIAGAVVHRALVSAEPVDADWARRFTLLLLSGLGAVSA from the coding sequence ATGCTGAGCCGCAGCCACCCCAAACCCACCCGATCGGGACGTCCGCGCAGTGCCGCCGCCGACGAGGCGATCCTGGAGGCGACCCGTGAGTCACTGGTCGACCTCGGCTGGTCGAAGCTGACGATGGGTGATGTGGCGACCCGCGCGGGGGTCGCCAAGACGACCCTCTACCGCCGCTGGGCCGGGAAGAACGAGCTGGTCGTGGACGCGGTCGCGGTTCTGTTCGACGAACTGGAGCTGCCCGACCTGGGCAGCCTGGCAGCCGACGTGGAGGCCGTGGTGCTGCAGTTCGCGGCGCTGCTGGAGCGGCCGGAGACCAAGACGGCGCTGATGGCGGTGGTCGCGGAGTCGACCCGCGACGAGGCGCTGCGGGACCGGATCAGGAAGTCCATCGTGGACCGGCAGAAGCGCCTGGTCCTCGAGGGCCGGGCGCGCGCGCAGGAGCGCGGCGAGCTGCCCGCCGAGCCGGATTCCGCGACGGCGGCCCTCACCGCGGACCTGATCTTCGATGTGATCGCCGGTGCCGTCGTGCACCGGGCGCTGGTGAGCGCCGAGCCCGTCGATGCCGACTGGGCCCGGCGCTTCACGCTGCTGCTGCTCTCGGGGCTGGGAGCGGTCTCCGCCTAG
- a CDS encoding DUF6114 domain-containing protein: MSAETTGTRDFAYWRLRFRDWRHTRPFWAGLLTALGGGPIAYFPYANLKIGHLTLAMATTAGAGSLIIGVLLITLGLTMWYHHIVRVFAGVASILLALVSIPVSNLGGFLIGFLLSMIGGCLALSWAPGTTDAERTTAKHAAGYAPQEPQNESQYGADTAQAAEPSHGADASESWSDGSTNGHVDANGGRNSAG, translated from the coding sequence ATGAGCGCCGAGACCACAGGCACCCGCGACTTCGCCTACTGGCGGCTGCGGTTCCGTGACTGGCGGCACACCCGGCCTTTCTGGGCGGGCCTCCTGACCGCGCTCGGTGGCGGTCCGATCGCGTACTTCCCGTACGCGAATCTCAAGATCGGCCATCTGACGCTGGCCATGGCGACCACGGCGGGCGCGGGCTCACTGATCATCGGTGTCCTGCTCATCACGCTCGGTCTGACCATGTGGTACCACCACATCGTCCGGGTGTTCGCCGGTGTGGCCTCGATCCTGCTGGCGCTGGTCTCCATTCCGGTGTCCAACCTCGGCGGCTTCCTGATCGGGTTCCTGCTGTCCATGATCGGCGGCTGCCTCGCCCTTTCCTGGGCGCCGGGCACGACCGACGCCGAGCGGACGACGGCCAAGCACGCCGCCGGGTACGCACCGCAGGAGCCGCAGAACGAGTCGCAGTACGGCGCCGATACGGCGCAGGCGGCCGAGCCGTCGCACGGTGCCGACGCATCCGAATCGTGGAGCGACGGCAGCACGAACGGACACGTTGACGCCAACGGCGGGAGGAACAGTGCGGGGTGA
- a CDS encoding tetratricopeptide repeat protein has translation MSMSGVVDLAAVKAAGEAKAKAEQARAESARQGGGGGVAPASLVIDVDEAGFENDVLQRSAEVPVVIDFWAEWCEPCKQLGPLLERLAAEYNGRFVLAKVDVDANQMLMQQFGIQGIPAVFAVVAGQALPLFQGAAPESQIRQTLDQLIQVGEERFGLTGIVVDPDAAVDEAEDGVPADVPAGPYDALLEAAAQALDANDFSGAVQSYKNVLADDPANTEAKLGLAQAELLGRVADLDPQRVRKDAADNPADPAAQLAAADLDLVGGHVEDAFGRLVETVRRNFGEDRDTVRVRLLELFEVIGPDDPRVIAARTALARVLF, from the coding sequence ATGTCCATGAGCGGCGTCGTCGACCTCGCCGCTGTGAAGGCGGCCGGCGAGGCCAAGGCGAAGGCGGAGCAGGCCCGAGCGGAGTCCGCCAGGCAGGGTGGTGGTGGCGGTGTCGCCCCCGCCTCCCTGGTGATCGACGTCGACGAGGCGGGATTCGAGAACGACGTCCTCCAGCGCTCCGCCGAAGTCCCGGTAGTCATCGACTTCTGGGCCGAGTGGTGCGAGCCGTGCAAGCAGCTCGGCCCGCTCCTGGAGCGCCTCGCCGCCGAGTACAACGGCCGCTTCGTGCTGGCCAAGGTCGACGTCGACGCCAATCAGATGCTGATGCAGCAGTTCGGGATCCAGGGCATTCCCGCGGTCTTCGCCGTGGTGGCCGGGCAGGCCCTCCCGCTCTTCCAGGGCGCGGCCCCCGAGAGCCAGATCCGCCAGACGCTCGACCAGCTGATCCAGGTGGGCGAGGAGCGGTTCGGCCTCACCGGGATCGTGGTCGACCCGGACGCGGCGGTGGACGAGGCGGAGGACGGTGTCCCGGCCGACGTGCCCGCAGGGCCGTACGACGCGCTTCTGGAGGCCGCCGCACAGGCGCTGGACGCCAATGACTTCAGCGGTGCCGTCCAGTCGTACAAGAACGTGCTCGCCGACGACCCGGCCAACACCGAGGCCAAACTCGGCCTCGCCCAGGCGGAACTGCTCGGCAGGGTCGCCGACCTGGATCCGCAGCGGGTCCGCAAGGACGCCGCGGACAACCCGGCCGATCCGGCGGCCCAGCTGGCCGCAGCGGACCTGGATCTCGTCGGTGGCCATGTCGAGGACGCGTTCGGACGCCTCGTCGAGACCGTCCGCCGTAATTTCGGTGAGGACAGGGACACGGTGCGGGTGCGTCTCCTGGAGCTTTTCGAGGTGATCGGCCCGGACGATCCCAGGGTCATCGCGGCGCGAACTGCCCTGGCGCGCGTCTTGTTCTGA
- a CDS encoding DUF6230 family protein has translation MSSQVRGGTRWKRFALVMVPSVLATAAVGVGLAQGALAASFSVSGQSFKVSADYLDGHGFSQYGGIDAGYAEMKGDKKTLHPVAISSFKTAEITNMCQSVVTPNIPLLGSVSLQLKAGGGKTPVSAENLYIDVADLSADAEFTNIDIGVAAKDATKGPAIKSGENVNENGFAQQADRAQLRNVKQTAWATTAGTFKLSGLSMKLYNGVKECY, from the coding sequence ATGAGTTCCCAAGTTCGCGGTGGGACCAGATGGAAGCGTTTCGCTCTGGTCATGGTGCCGAGCGTTCTCGCGACCGCCGCGGTGGGCGTCGGGCTGGCGCAGGGTGCGCTCGCAGCGTCGTTCAGCGTGTCGGGCCAGTCGTTCAAGGTGTCGGCCGACTACCTGGACGGCCACGGCTTCTCGCAGTACGGCGGCATAGACGCCGGCTACGCGGAGATGAAGGGTGACAAGAAGACTCTGCACCCGGTCGCGATCTCGTCGTTCAAGACGGCTGAGATCACGAACATGTGCCAGTCCGTTGTCACGCCGAACATCCCGCTGCTGGGTTCGGTCAGCCTTCAGCTGAAGGCCGGTGGCGGCAAGACGCCGGTTTCGGCCGAGAACCTGTACATCGATGTCGCCGACCTGTCGGCCGACGCCGAGTTCACCAACATCGACATCGGTGTTGCGGCGAAGGACGCCACCAAGGGTCCGGCCATCAAGTCCGGCGAGAACGTCAACGAGAACGGTTTCGCCCAGCAGGCGGACCGGGCGCAGCTGCGGAACGTGAAGCAGACGGCGTGGGCGACCACGGCCGGAACCTTCAAGCTCAGCGGCCTGAGCATGAAGCTCTACAACGGCGTCAAGGAGTGCTACTAA
- a CDS encoding ATP-dependent 6-phosphofructokinase: protein MRIGILTAGGDCPGLNAVIRSVVHRAVVGHGDEVIGFEDGFKGLLDGHFRPLDLNAVSGILARGGTILGSARLERDRLREAAENCEELSRRYGIDALIPIGGEGTLTAARMLSDAGMPVVGVPKTIDNDISATDRTFGFDTAVGVATEAIDRLKTTAESHQRVMVVEVMGRHAGWIALESGMAGGAHGICLPERPFQVEDLVKMVEERFSRGKKFAVICVAEGAHPAEGSMAYAKGEIDQFGHERFQGIGNRLAVELERRLGKEARPVILGHVQRGGTPTAYDRVLATRFGWNAVEAVHRGDFGRMTALRGSDIAMVPLADAVTRLKTVPSDRMYEAESVF from the coding sequence ATGCGCATCGGAATTCTCACCGCAGGCGGCGACTGCCCAGGCCTCAACGCCGTGATCCGGTCGGTCGTGCACCGTGCCGTCGTGGGTCACGGCGATGAAGTCATCGGTTTCGAGGACGGGTTCAAGGGGCTGCTCGACGGGCATTTCCGGCCCCTCGACCTCAACGCGGTGAGCGGCATCCTGGCACGCGGCGGCACGATCCTCGGCTCCGCCCGGCTGGAGCGCGACCGGCTGCGCGAGGCCGCCGAGAACTGTGAGGAACTGTCCCGCCGTTACGGCATCGACGCCCTCATCCCGATCGGCGGCGAGGGCACGCTCACGGCCGCCCGGATGCTGTCGGACGCCGGAATGCCCGTCGTGGGCGTCCCGAAGACGATCGACAACGACATCTCCGCCACCGACCGGACCTTCGGCTTCGACACGGCCGTGGGCGTCGCCACCGAGGCCATAGACCGCCTCAAGACGACCGCCGAGTCGCACCAGCGGGTCATGGTCGTCGAGGTGATGGGACGCCACGCGGGCTGGATCGCGCTCGAGTCCGGAATGGCCGGCGGCGCCCACGGGATCTGCCTCCCGGAGCGGCCCTTCCAGGTCGAGGACCTGGTCAAGATGGTCGAGGAGCGCTTCTCACGCGGCAAGAAGTTCGCCGTCATCTGCGTCGCCGAGGGCGCGCACCCGGCCGAGGGCTCGATGGCGTACGCCAAGGGCGAGATCGACCAGTTCGGCCACGAGCGCTTCCAGGGCATCGGCAACCGCCTCGCCGTCGAGCTGGAGAGGCGGCTCGGCAAGGAGGCCCGGCCGGTCATTCTCGGGCATGTGCAGCGCGGCGGCACGCCGACCGCGTACGACCGGGTGCTCGCGACCCGCTTCGGGTGGAACGCGGTGGAGGCCGTCCACCGCGGTGATTTCGGCCGGATGACGGCCCTGCGTGGCTCCGACATCGCCATGGTGCCGCTCGCGGACGCCGTCACCCGCCTGAAGACCGTGCCCAGCGACCGCATGTACGAGGCCGAGTCGGTCTTCTGA